The following are encoded together in the Phaseolus vulgaris cultivar G19833 chromosome 9, P. vulgaris v2.0, whole genome shotgun sequence genome:
- the LOC137822275 gene encoding uncharacterized protein produces MVSTTDNNNSTESQMAVLQILQAQMQELLKKGTADQIRYEEERRQQAEEMAQLKEQNNRLLQQLEDSEREGHSHAPTPSGTKMTTPQTHTQVVRHTSPTQHTHQSVKSVAPRRSANPRGHPFSDDIITTPLPDKWRGLTMNLYDGSTDPDEHLNIFRTQMTLYTVDQTVWSKVFPTSLKEGPLGWFTKLPPNSVDSFEMLETKFITQYATSRPHRTSSMSLLHVRQERGESLRTFMDRFSRVCMGIRNLNPEIAMHHLISAILPGRFTDSLIKRPLHNMDELRTRATKFMQIEEHIDYHRKTLVENMERSRDVRIHPRTNERGPRFQNRGPRFHNYTLLTVPRGKILEEALQTDLIPTLKQAQTPPNADTAKRCQYHRNYGHSTEGCQALKDKIEELVQTGHLRKFVKTVAPTPRSPQRDENFTKDRARSGRRDDRNDRNRTSRRRRSESPVRRTRPRSESPDRRSRTKKKIREVINTIAGLVSLDAPPQEINYIAGGFAGGGCSNSARKRHLRAIQSVHSASLHRRPHIPPITFTDADFTAIDPAQDDPMVITVEIDKFAIVKVLVDQGSSVDILYWETFKKMNISESEIQPYDEQIVGFLGNV; encoded by the coding sequence ATGGTGTCTACAACAGATAACAACAACTCTACGGAGAGTCAAATGGCGGTGTTACAAATTCTCCAAGCTCAAATGCAGGAACTACTGAAGAAAGGGACTGCAGACCAGATACGCTATGAGGAAGAACGGCGCCAACAAGCAGAAGAAATGGCTCAACTGAAAGAACAGAACAACAGGTTGCTCCAACAACTCGAAGACTCTGAGAGGGAAGGACATTCCCACGCTCCAACTCCATCTGGAACAAAGATGACTACCCCACAAACTCATACCCAAGTAGTCCGTCACACTTCACCCACACAGCACACTCATCAAAGTGTCAAAAGTGTCGCACCTCGCAGGTCGGCAAATCCAAGAGGTCATCCCTTTTCGGACGATATCATCACAACACCTCTTCCCGACAAATGGAGGGGTTTAACGATGAACCTATACGATGGCTCCACTGATCCAGACGAACACTTGAACATTTTCAGGACACAAATGACGTTGTACACTGTGGACCAGACGGTATGGAGTAAGGTATTCCCCACTTCACTCAAAGAAGGACCTCTCGGATGGTTTACCAAACTCCCACCAAACTCCGTGGACAGCTTTGAAATGTTGGAGACAAAATTTATAACTCAATACGCCACCAGCAGGCCCCATCGCACgtcctccatgtctctcctCCACGTCAGACAAGAAAGGGGAGAGTCATTAAGAACCTTCATGGATAGGTTCAGCAGGGTGTGTATGGGGATCAGGAACTTAAACCCTGAGATTGCAATGCATCACCTGATCTCGGCCATACTCCCAGGCCGATTCACCGATAGCTTGATAAAGCGACCGCTGCACAATATGGATGAATTAAGGACCAGAGCcaccaaattcatgcaaataGAAGAGCATATAGACTATCACAGGAAGACACTGGTGGAAAATATGGAAAGAAGTAGAGACGTCCGCATCCATCCGAGGACGAACGAACGAGGGCCTCGTTTCCAGAACAGAGGCCCCCGTTTCCATAACTACACCCTGCTGACTGTACCTAGAGGGAAGATACTGGAAGAAGCCTTACAAACTGACTTAATCCCAACGTTAAAGCAAGCACAAACACCTCCCAACGCTGATACAGCTAAGCGTTGTCAGTATCACCGTAATTACGGCCATTCAACCGAAGGCTGTCAAGCGTTGAAAGATAAGATAGAAGAACTTGTCCAGACCGGCCACCTCCGCAAGTTTGTGAAAACAGTGGCACCTACACCGCGGTCACCCCAACGTGATGAGAACTTCACTAAGGACAGAGCACGATCTGGGCGACGAGACGACCGAAATGATCGAAACCGCACGAgccgaagaagaagaagtgaaaGTCCGGTCAGACGGACAAGGCCTCGAAGTGAAAGCCCAGATCGCAGAAGCcgaactaaaaagaaaattcgGGAAGTCATTAACACAATTGCTGGACTTGTGTCGCTCGACGCTCCTCCTCAAGAGATCAATTACATTGCGGGCGGATTCGCAGGAGGAGGATGTTCTAATTCAGCCAGGAAGAGACATTTAAGGGCGATTCAATCCGTTCATTCGGCATCCCTACACCGCCGACCGCATATCCCACCTATCACCTTCACGGACGCTGACTTCACCGCAATTGATCCCGCTCAAGATGACCCCATGGTCATTACGGTGGAAATAGATAAGTTCGCAATTGTTAAGGtccttgtcgaccaaggaagctcggtcGACATCTTGTACTGGGAAACTTTTAAGAAAATGAACATTTCAGAATCAGAGATACAGCCTTACGACGAACAAATAGTCGGGTTTTTAGGGAACGTGTAG